One Xylocopa sonorina isolate GNS202 chromosome 18, iyXylSono1_principal, whole genome shotgun sequence DNA segment encodes these proteins:
- the LOC143431453 gene encoding alpha-tocopherol transfer protein isoform X1, which yields MPQGDGGTDEPALRSCEKRRALVLQAANNDEDEDRMPELKGDQLQTDDEEVCLDLGEPSPEVMEYARRELGETDEVKCSTLQELRDMIYERGECLPHRTDDDFLIRFLRAKSFSVNRAHRMIVNYYNFKEEHPEIHQDVNPMEMKHIGDDDVMTVPAYRTQCGRRMMIYRLGNWDPRKYSVEEIFKATVIVLELGILEPRAQILGGVVLFDLEGITMAHAWTITPQVASMVIALMVSAFPMKTYAIHILHQSWVFDVMFSVFKPLLDVRMQNKIFFHGGNMKSLHEHISPSHLPKKYGGTREELPYYKWIDSLSKVDQIVKEMRQLGYIVSEDIQKELQQPAED from the exons ATGCCGCAGGGCGACGGAGGGACCGATGAGCCAGCCTTGAGGAGCTGCGAGAAGCGAAGGGCGCTGGTTCTCCAAGCGGCGAAcaacgacgaggacgaggacagAATGCCAGAGTTGAAGGGCGACCAACTGCAAACGGATGACGAGGAGGTGTGTTTGGACCTGGGCGAACCGTCGCCGGAAGTGATGGAATACGCGAGGAGGGAACTGGGAGAGACGGACGAGGTCAAGTGTAGCACCCTTCAGGAACTCAGGGATATGATTTATG AGAGGGGAGAATGCCTGCCGCACAGGACGGACGACGACTTTCTGATTAGGTTCCTAAGGGCGAAAAGCTTCAGCGTGAACCGTGCGCATCGAATG ATCGTGAACTACTACAACTTCAAAGAGGAGCACCCGGAGATCCACCAGGACGTGAACCCAATGGAGATGAAGCACATTGGCGACGACGACGTGATGACTGTGCCCGCGTACAGGACCCAGTGCGGCAGGAGGATGATGATCTATCGACTGGGCAATTGGGATCCGCGGAAGTACTCAGTCGAGGAGATCTTTAAAGCGACTGTGATCGTCCTCGAGCTGGGGATTTTGGAGCCAAGAGCGCAGATCCTTGGTGGCGTCGTCCTTTTCGATCTGGAGGGTATCACTATGGCGCACGCGTGGACCATCACCCCTCAG GTGGCCAGTATGGTGATAGCTCTGATGGTGTCGGCGTTTCCAATGAAAACGTACGCGATACACATCCTGCACCAGTCGTGGGTCTTCGACGTGATGTTCTCGGTGTTCAAGCCGCTGTTGGACGTCAGAATGCAGAACAAGATCTTCTTCCACGGCGGTAACATGAAAAGCCTCCACGAGCACATATCCCCGTCCCATTTGCCGAAGAAATATGGCGGGACCAGGGAGGAGTTGCCCTACTACAAGTGGATCGACAGCCTCAGCAAGGTTGATCAAATCGTGAAGGAGATGAGGCAGCTCGGTTACATAGTCTCCGAGGATATACAGAAGGAGCTGCAGCAACCAGCTGAGGATTAG
- the LOC143431453 gene encoding alpha-tocopherol transfer protein isoform X2, with translation MGDGGTDEPALRSCEKRRALVLQAANNDEDEDRMPELKGDQLQTDDEEVCLDLGEPSPEVMEYARRELGETDEVKCSTLQELRDMIYERGECLPHRTDDDFLIRFLRAKSFSVNRAHRMIVNYYNFKEEHPEIHQDVNPMEMKHIGDDDVMTVPAYRTQCGRRMMIYRLGNWDPRKYSVEEIFKATVIVLELGILEPRAQILGGVVLFDLEGITMAHAWTITPQVASMVIALMVSAFPMKTYAIHILHQSWVFDVMFSVFKPLLDVRMQNKIFFHGGNMKSLHEHISPSHLPKKYGGTREELPYYKWIDSLSKVDQIVKEMRQLGYIVSEDIQKELQQPAED, from the exons ATG GGCGACGGAGGGACCGATGAGCCAGCCTTGAGGAGCTGCGAGAAGCGAAGGGCGCTGGTTCTCCAAGCGGCGAAcaacgacgaggacgaggacagAATGCCAGAGTTGAAGGGCGACCAACTGCAAACGGATGACGAGGAGGTGTGTTTGGACCTGGGCGAACCGTCGCCGGAAGTGATGGAATACGCGAGGAGGGAACTGGGAGAGACGGACGAGGTCAAGTGTAGCACCCTTCAGGAACTCAGGGATATGATTTATG AGAGGGGAGAATGCCTGCCGCACAGGACGGACGACGACTTTCTGATTAGGTTCCTAAGGGCGAAAAGCTTCAGCGTGAACCGTGCGCATCGAATG ATCGTGAACTACTACAACTTCAAAGAGGAGCACCCGGAGATCCACCAGGACGTGAACCCAATGGAGATGAAGCACATTGGCGACGACGACGTGATGACTGTGCCCGCGTACAGGACCCAGTGCGGCAGGAGGATGATGATCTATCGACTGGGCAATTGGGATCCGCGGAAGTACTCAGTCGAGGAGATCTTTAAAGCGACTGTGATCGTCCTCGAGCTGGGGATTTTGGAGCCAAGAGCGCAGATCCTTGGTGGCGTCGTCCTTTTCGATCTGGAGGGTATCACTATGGCGCACGCGTGGACCATCACCCCTCAG GTGGCCAGTATGGTGATAGCTCTGATGGTGTCGGCGTTTCCAATGAAAACGTACGCGATACACATCCTGCACCAGTCGTGGGTCTTCGACGTGATGTTCTCGGTGTTCAAGCCGCTGTTGGACGTCAGAATGCAGAACAAGATCTTCTTCCACGGCGGTAACATGAAAAGCCTCCACGAGCACATATCCCCGTCCCATTTGCCGAAGAAATATGGCGGGACCAGGGAGGAGTTGCCCTACTACAAGTGGATCGACAGCCTCAGCAAGGTTGATCAAATCGTGAAGGAGATGAGGCAGCTCGGTTACATAGTCTCCGAGGATATACAGAAGGAGCTGCAGCAACCAGCTGAGGATTAG